From the genome of Arthrobacter sp. ERGS1:01:
GCGGCGCGCCGACGCCGGGCCGCGTGGTTGCTGTGCTCCCCAGCGTACGTTCGCGGCGCCCGGGCAGGAAGGGCTGGGCCAGCCATTCCCACGGGTCCCGGCCCCAACTAGACTGCTGGGGCGGGCAAAATTCTCGGGAGTCGGCATGGATGAAGTGGGTGTTGTGGCGTCGGGCATCGGCCTGGGGGAGTCGGCGCGCTGGCATGGCGGCAGGTTTTGGTATGCCGACTGGATCAAGGGCCACATCCATGCGATGGACCCCGACGGCACCGAGCACCAATCCATCCCCGTGCCGTCCTTTCCCATTTCCTTCGACTGGCTGCCGGACGGCCACCTGCTCATCGTCTCGGGCTCTGACTGCCGCCTGCTGAGCCTCACGCCGCTGGGCACGCTGGAGCCGGCCGCCGACCTCCACGGGCTCTCAACCTCGCCCTGGAACGAGGTGGTCACCCACGGCGCCAACGCCTACATCAACGGCATCGGCTTCACCTTCCCCGGTCCGGCCGAGGTGGCGGGCCTCATTGCCCTGCTGACGCCCGACGGCGGCACCCGGGTGGTGGCGGACGGCCTCGCCTTCCCCAACGGCATGGTTGTGATGGACGACGGCGGCACCCTGGTGGTGGCCGAATCCCACGCCTCCCGCTTGACGGCCTTCGACATCACGGCCGACGGTTCGCTGGCCAACCGCCGCATCTGGGCGGCCGTCCCCGGCAGCGCCCCGGACGGGATCTGTCGCGGCGACGGCGGAATCTGGTACGCCGACGTACCCAACAAATGCTGCACACTGGTGGCCGAAGGCGGGGAAGTCCGCCAAACTATCCAGCTGGATCAGGGCTGTTTTTCCTGCGTGGTGGGCGGGGAGGACGGCGACACCTTGTTCGTCATGACCGGCGACTGGCCCCAGGCCATGGACCCCACGGCCCCGGCGGGCGGGCGGGTCGTTGCGGTGTCCCTGCGCGGCCGGGGCAGCGGGGCGTGACCTTGCGCTCATCGGGGGCGTCCGATGCCGGCGATTGACGTCACGAACGGTAGTGTTCTAGGTAGCCAAGGCGCTTTTCTCAAAGTTAGCGGCGGCTAGGCCCGTACAGTAACTCGCCGTTGCTGTGCGGGTCGTCTTCGTTTAAGCGCCCGGTTGGTTCGCGCGGCGGGGCTCCGAAGGAATTTCCGCCAATGTCTCCCCAACCCGGCAACAGGCTTATATGCTCGCTCCATGGGAACCTTGCGGGTGGCCGGTGGAGTCTTCACGGCACCCCCATACCGGGGCGGCGGCGCCGCTGATTCGAAAGTGCCAGGCCCATGAAAGCTCCCCGTTCCTCTCCGCGCCAAATGATGCGGGTGTTTGTCCCCGTGCTCCTACTCGCGGCACTGCTGGCGCTGGGGGTGTCCTGGGCCGTGGGGCCGGCCTCGGACGGCAACGGCATCACCATGGAGAGCGCCGGGTACATCATGGTTGCCGCACTTGCCTTGACCTGGCTGGAATGGAGCGCCTATTGGAAGTTGGGCAAGGTCGAGGAACTGTGGGCAAACCCGGACGGGGATTCCGCAAGCACCATGAAGACGGTGAGCTAGCATGAGCAGCACTGCCATCAACACCAGGCCCTTCCTGGCGAGAATGTGGACGCTCTGGGGCTCGGCCCTGATCCACGGAATCTCCCAGATCTTCTTCCAGATCAACGGCTTCACCGGCCTGCTCATCCTGGCCGCATTCTTCACTGAGGACTGGCGCATGCCCATCCTGGTGGTCTTGGGCAGCCTGGCATCCTCGGCGGGCGGGCGGCTCCTGGGTGAATCGACCGCCCGCGTCCACAACGGCTTCCAGGGATTTTGCGGGGCGCTCGTGGGTGCCGCAACATTCGCGGCACTGGGCGGGCAGGCGGCCTCCTTCCCGATCGCCGTCGTCGGCGGCCTGCTCTGCGCCCCCGTGACGTGGTGCGTGCAGTGGCTCTTCACCCACAAGCCGCTGGCGCCGCTGCGGCTGCCCCCGACGACGGCACCGTTTTGCATCGTCGCCACCGTGATCCTGGTCAGCACTCCGTGGCTGCACGTCCATGAACCCCTGGGGCTGGCGGCGGAATCACGGCCGAGCGCGTTCTTCGAGTCCCTGCTGACGAACATTTCCCAGGTGGTCCTGGTGGACAGCGTGTGGGGCGGTGCCCTGATTTTGCTCGCCCTGTTCGTGGCGAATTGGAAGGTGGGCGTCGCGGCGCTCATTGGCAG
Proteins encoded in this window:
- a CDS encoding SMP-30/gluconolactonase/LRE family protein, which codes for MDEVGVVASGIGLGESARWHGGRFWYADWIKGHIHAMDPDGTEHQSIPVPSFPISFDWLPDGHLLIVSGSDCRLLSLTPLGTLEPAADLHGLSTSPWNEVVTHGANAYINGIGFTFPGPAEVAGLIALLTPDGGTRVVADGLAFPNGMVVMDDGGTLVVAESHASRLTAFDITADGSLANRRIWAAVPGSAPDGICRGDGGIWYADVPNKCCTLVAEGGEVRQTIQLDQGCFSCVVGGEDGDTLFVMTGDWPQAMDPTAPAGGRVVAVSLRGRGSGA
- a CDS encoding urea transporter, which codes for MSSTAINTRPFLARMWTLWGSALIHGISQIFFQINGFTGLLILAAFFTEDWRMPILVVLGSLASSAGGRLLGESTARVHNGFQGFCGALVGAATFAALGGQAASFPIAVVGGLLCAPVTWCVQWLFTHKPLAPLRLPPTTAPFCIVATVILVSTPWLHVHEPLGLAAESRPSAFFESLLTNISQVVLVDSVWGGALILLALFVANWKVGVAALIGSTVGSVAAIVLNLGLERTVNGLTGYSGVLTAIAFAVVFVRGTWTPWLLAAWGATVTAFATLLMEQVVGPTYTWPYILSTWAGLVFVDLVPGLRRAL